The Luteitalea sp. DNA segment GGCCACCGGCGAGTGGATTCCAGCCTATCTCCTGGTACCCCACGGAGGAGACTTCCCGGCGCCGACGGTCCTGTGCCCCCACCAGACGACACAGGCGGGAAAGCGGGAGCCAGCCGGGTTGTCGGGAGATCCGGAACAGGCCACGGCCCGTCATCTCGTCGATCGAGGGTTCGTGACGCTCACGTGGGACGCCATCTGCTTCGGCGAGCGCCACGATCGGGCCACGGGCCACTACGGCGACGCGATCCCGTTCTACAGGGCGCATCCGCGCTGGTCGCTGCTCGGCAAGATGATCGCGGATCTGAGCCGGGCCATCGACTACCTGAGCACGCTCGAGATCGTCGATCGCACGCGGATCGGATGTGCGGGCCATTCGCACGGCGGCATTACGACCCTGTTCGGTCTGGCGCTCGAGCCGCGTCTCGCTGCCGGCGCGAGCAACTGCGGGTTCGACACATTTCGCATCGACGGCAACGTCTGGCGCTGGTCTCACGCCACTGCGCTGATGCCGAGGCTCGGCTTCTATGTCAGCAGCCCGTATCTGACGATGGATCGCTACCGTGCCATGCCCGATTCCGAAGTGATCCAGGTGCCATTCGATCTTCATGAGATGCTCGCGCTCGCTGCACCGCGTCCGCTCTGGTTATCCACGTCGGACGACGACGTTGTGTTTCCCAATGCCGGGTGGAGCGTGCGCATGGCGATGGCGAGGCTGCAGCCCGTCTATGCTGCACAGGGCGCGGCCGGCCGTCTGCGCGCCATCTACTTCAAGGGCGGCCATCGTCTGCCCGTGTCGGTCGCGCAGCAGATGTACGGCTGGCTGGAAAGGATCCTGAGGGCCGAATGACGCTGCTCCTGGCGATTGACGGCGGCGGAACCGGGACTCGGTGCATCGCGGTTGACCCCGGCGGGCGCACGAGGGGCGACGGTAGGGCCGGTCCGTCCAATCATCTGCACGTGCCGCTGGTGACGGCCACGGAGGCGCTCAGGATGGCGACGAGCGAGGCGCTCTCGAAGGCGGGCGCGACCATTCAAGACGTCGCACTCGTCTCCGCCGGTCTCGCCGGAGTGGATTTCGACGGCACGGGTGCGGACACTGCGGCCGGAATGCTGCGTTCGATCGGGTTCGGTCGGGTAGTCGTCCATGGTGACATGGTCATTGCGCATCGGGGTGCCCTCGCGGGCGATCCGGGCGTCGTCGCGCTCGCCGGCACGGGTTCGGCGGTGCTGGGGATTACGCGCGGAGGCGCGACGATCAAGGCGGGGGGCTGGGGTCCGCTGTATGACGATCAGGGGAGCGCCTATCAGCTTGGCCGCCTCGGCCTCGTCGCAGCCGCCGAAGCGTTCGACGGGAGCGGCCCAGCGACGGCGCTCGTCGAGAGACTGACGGCCGCCCTTGGCGCCTCGAACCTTCCCGACACGGTCGCCCGTCTGTACGGCACGGCGTCCGGGCAGCAGCGCGTTGCGGCGCTCGCGCCCGTGGTGACCGCCTGCGCCGACGAGGGGGACGACGTGGCGGCTGCGATCTGCGGGCGGGCGGGCGCAGCCCTGGCGCGAGCGGTGCTGGCCGTGATTCGGCGTCTGCACGCGCTGGAGGCGCGCGAAGGGCGGGCGGCGGGCGGCGCTCGCGAAGCTCCAGCGTGCCTTGCGTCGTATCAGGGCGCCGTCCTCGAACGATCCGGCCTTGTGCGTGCGGCCTTTCTCGAAACCGTTCGCGCTGGCGAACCCCAAGTCGAGGTGCGGCCGCCGCGCTTCGCGCCGATCGTCGGAGCGGTACTGCTCGGCATGTGCGACGCGAAGTGGGACCTTCGGCTCGAGAGCCTGGAGACGGCGAGTGGCGTTTGAGCTCTACCTCGAGCAGGTCTTGCAAGCACTCGAGCGTCTGCGGCGCGACCAGCACGCATCGATCGGTGCGGCGGCGTCTCTGGTTGCGACCGCCCTCGCGTCGGAGGGTGTGCTCCATGTCTTCGGCTCAGGACATTCGCGTTTGCTGGCGGAGGAGGCGTTCTATCGCGCCGGCGGCCTGGCGGCCGTCAACCCGATTCTCGATCGCCGGCTGATGTTCTTCGATGGCGTTCTCGCGAGTACGAACGCGGAGCGTGAAGAGGGGTACGCCGCCCGCATCCTTGCGCGCGAGGACATCCGCGCGGTCGACGCGGCGATCGTGGCGTCGAATTCCGGGCGCAATGCGGTACCTGTCGAGATGGCACTTGGCCTGCGCGCCCGGGGCGTCAAGGTAATCGCGGTTACGAGCCTGACCCACTCTCGGGCGGTTGCAGCACGACACGCCTCGGGGCGCAAGCTGTACGAGCTGGTGGACGTCGTGATCGACACTGGCGTTCCCACGGGCGACGCGGCAACGAAGTTACCCGACCGTGCGCTCCGGATGGGACCGCTCTCGACCATCATCGGTGCTGCGATCGTGCACGCGGTCACGATCGAAGCGTCCGTCCTGCTGCTGCAACAAGGCCACTTGCCGCCGGTGCTCGCGAGCGCGAACCTGGATGCAACCTCGCCGGATGATCTCCGTCGGACGCTCGCCAGGTATGCCGGCCGGATCCGGTATCTGGACGTCGAGCGGCCACGGGCGGCGGAAGGCTCTCCCGCAGGTTAGTCATGAGACCCAGTCAGTGTATTTACATATGGGTCAACCCGGTCAAGGAACATTCGGCTGACACTATAAGTCAATCAGTTACTGCGTTTGTCAACCAGGGCTGCTGCTCATAGCCATGTTGACGGAGCGCTATTGAAGCCGTCCTGGTCATTGACGGTGTGCTGCCTTGGCAGCCGGCATCTCACCGGCCCCGCACAATCGTGCCGGCGAGACCTCCGCGAGATCCAGCCAGTCTGCCGGCTTTCCTGCCATCGCGAGCACCGCCACCTCCGCGATCGCGGCGCTGGTCGTCACGCCGAACCCGCCTAACGCCGCGACGTGATACAAACCGGTCAGGGTAGGATCGGGTCCCACGACTGGACGACGATCTGGCGCAAATGTGCGCAAGCACGCCCAGGACCGTCGGAGCGTGAGATGCCCGAGACCAGGCGCGTGACGAGCAAGCGTCACGGCCAACAACTCGGCCGCCGTTGGATCCGCCGGCGGACAACCGGGAGGGTGAGCGGTCTCATCGCACGGCGAGAGCAGCAGCGCGTCGCCCTCCCGGCGCGCATAGAGCTCGTCGCGCCACACCCAGACGAAGGGGGCCTCACGCGGCCACGGGTTGGCGAGAGGACCACTGACAAAGAGGTGGCGGCGGAAGGGTTGCAGCGGCAACGGAACGGACGCCGGACGCAGCCTGCCCGCCCAGGCACCGGTCGCATCAATGACGGCGTCGGCACGGATCGTTCGCGCACCCACGCGGACGCCCGTGACGCGGCCGCCTTCGACCAGCAGCTCGTCGACCGCGCAGCCTGTGCAGAGCCTGAACCCGCGATCACGCGCGAATCGCAGGTAGGGCGGATGCCGCTCGCCCGAGCGCCCACGCCGTGGATGCACCCGCGAATCCGGCACCAATGACGACCCATCGGGTGTGCGTGGGCAGCGCGTTCATAGCCGGTGACACCATAGCGTGACGGCGGACTCGTCGCCCTGCTCTCCCCCAGCGTCACCGCCGTGCGCGAGTGCCGCCGTGCCTCAATGCGATCTCGGTTCGCAGGCGCTCGATCATGTGCTCGGCATCACGTTTGACCAGTCTGGTGAACAGAAACGGCGGCACGGTAAAGGCGGGCTGCACGGTCAGCTCGTACGTGACCGTCGTGCCAGCGTCGTGTTCGTGCACACGCCAGAGGCCCTCGTAGCGCGTGAAGCTGTCGGCCGCCGTGTCGCAAAAGTGAATCACGTCGCCCTGCTCGTGCACCTCCAGGACGAGGTGCAGGCGTTTCGAGAACAGCAGGATGCGCGCCACCGCCTCCTGCTCGACGAGCGCCCGGGACGCGCTATGCTCGCGGACAATGCTCCTACGAACCTCCGGCATGAACTGCGGAATCTGTTCGTAGTCGGTGAGCACGTTCCATACGGTGGCCGCCGGTTGGGCGACCTGGAATGCCGCTGTGACGCGGTAGGTGCCACGATCGCGCGTAGACCGTCGGGAACGAAATCGACCCTGTCGATCAATAGGTCAGAGGGGGCCTCGTAGCCGAAGCGGTGATAACCGTAGCCGCTAGTGTAGCGCGCGGTTGGGATGTCGGCCCCCAGCCAACGACCGTCGATGGCGACCAGATCCCGTCGAGCAACTTGATTGGCGGGCTCCAGAAGCCACCCATCTCGCCCCTGATGTGCCAGCCACAGGCGGGATAGAGGCCGGCGGTGTCACCCATCATGTAGCCGCGGTCACCGGTCACCAGCGCCCTGCGGTCGTCGAGGCGAGTGCTTTCCGACAGCTCTTCACGCCGTGAGCCGTTGAAAACAGCCGCGATATCATCGGCTTGGGTAACAGCGCTGCGTGTGACGAGCGGCTCGTTTGCCAACCCCGTTGTGTCGCCTGGGCACCACGCACCGCGCGTGGGCAGAGCGGCACCGCACGGTGAGGCCGTGAGACCCGCCACAGTGGTGGCAACCGCCAGCACGAGCCCCAGAATCCTCAACTCATCAACTCTCTGAATCGTGGTCCGTAGGAACGTAGCGAGAGGACGTGTGCACGTAGTAGGTAGCAAGGGGTCTTTAACCCCTCGCTACCCATAGAAGAAACTAGAACCGACCGACCACCGTCAACTGGAATGCACGTGCGGGCTGGCGGTTCCGCATCTCCAGGAAGTTCGGGCTCCAGCTCTGATTCGCGCTGCTGTAGGTGAACTGGGTGAAATCGCCGCCGTTCAGCAGGTTGAAGATGCTGCCCGCCACCTCGAACTGGTAGCGGTCGAGTCTGAAGAGCTTCCCAATCCTCAGGCCAACCGCGGTGATCGGGGGCGCCTGAACCTGGCCCTCGCCCCGCGTGCTGTAGACGTAGCGATTCCGTGTCGAGAGTGGATTCGGCTGCGTCGTTCCATCGGGCAGCGTGAAGCGCTCTGGCCCGTAGCGTGTGATCTCGGGGTCGTCCGCATCGAGCCGTGTGAGAATGGGTCCCGACCATGGGCCGGCCTGGACCGTGAGGTTACCGGCAACGTTGACGCCCCACGGTGCTTGCCACACGGCACCACAGTTGCCGCGATACTTCATCCACGTCGGTCCATAGCTCAGCACGCTGCCAGAGTCCGGCAGCGAATTTTCTTCGTTGTTCCCACGCGGCATGTAGAGATTGCCATCATTCGGAAAGGCGTCTGGGTGGATGAAGCCCG contains these protein-coding regions:
- a CDS encoding sugar isomerase domain-containing protein; translation: MCVRPFSKPFALANPKSRCGRRASRRSSERYCSACATRSGTFGSRAWRRRVAFELYLEQVLQALERLRRDQHASIGAAASLVATALASEGVLHVFGSGHSRLLAEEAFYRAGGLAAVNPILDRRLMFFDGVLASTNAEREEGYAARILAREDIRAVDAAIVASNSGRNAVPVEMALGLRARGVKVIAVTSLTHSRAVAARHASGRKLYELVDVVIDTGVPTGDAATKLPDRALRMGPLSTIIGAAIVHAVTIEASVLLLQQGHLPPVLASANLDATSPDDLRRTLARYAGRIRYLDVERPRAAEGSPAG
- a CDS encoding FAD-dependent oxidoreductase produces the protein MVPDSRVHPRRGRSGERHPPYLRFARDRGFRLCTGCAVDELLVEGGRVTGVRVGARTIRADAVIDATGAWAGRLRPASVPLPLQPFRRHLFVSGPLANPWPREAPFVWVWRDELYARREGDALLLSPCDETAHPPGCPPADPTAAELLAVTLARHAPGLGHLTLRRSWACLRTFAPDRRPVVGPDPTLTGLYHVAALGGFGVTTSAAIAEVAVLAMAGKPADWLDLAEVSPARLCGAGEMPAAKAAHRQ
- a CDS encoding prolyl oligopeptidase family serine peptidase; translated protein: MMNRRELLRVAGGAAAALPVGRRMLQRPFPNRELDYVDWSWARWRDMTTSVRPALRTPQSGSAELLDLQHPEAAPVRPSWENRRRAIQSTLAAFIGKSVSQPVALQAETLEETDEGSHLRRHVRIMAATGEWIPAYLLVPHGGDFPAPTVLCPHQTTQAGKREPAGLSGDPEQATARHLVDRGFVTLTWDAICFGERHDRATGHYGDAIPFYRAHPRWSLLGKMIADLSRAIDYLSTLEIVDRTRIGCAGHSHGGITTLFGLALEPRLAAGASNCGFDTFRIDGNVWRWSHATALMPRLGFYVSSPYLTMDRYRAMPDSEVIQVPFDLHEMLALAAPRPLWLSTSDDDVVFPNAGWSVRMAMARLQPVYAAQGAAGRLRAIYFKGGHRLPVSVAQQMYGWLERILRAE